From the Hordeum vulgare subsp. vulgare chromosome 1H, MorexV3_pseudomolecules_assembly, whole genome shotgun sequence genome, the window GCTGCGTTCGCCGGTTCGCTTCAACGCCGCTGACTAGGGGTTCCCTTGATCAGGCGCTTGCAACGCTGCCTTTTTTCTTATAGATTTCATGCTGTGTTACTTCGGTGTGCTAAGCATTTATGGGCATGCCCAATGGTATGCTGCTGCGTTCGCCGGTTCGCTTCAACGCCGCTGACTAGGGGTTCCCTTGATCAGGCGCTTGCAACGCTGCCTTTTTTCTTATAGATTTCATGCTGTGTTACTTCGGTGTGCTAAGCATTTATGAGCCGGCCCAATAATATGCTGCTGCTAGCGCCGGTTCGCTTCAGTGTCGCTGATTAGGGGTTCCCCTGATCAGGCGCCTACAGGGCTGCCTCTTTTTTTTGTAGATTTCACGTTGTGTTACTTTGGTTAAGCATTTATGGGCCGGCCCAATAGTATGCTGCTGCGAGCGCCAGTTGGCTTCAACGCCGATGACTAGGGGTTCCCACGCGTGCAGCGCTGATTAGGCACTCCCCTGATATGATGGATCAGTAAACAAACAATTTACATAGGGCAAACAAGCAAAAAATGTCGAAGAAGCAAAACAGAAGGTCTTATATATTAGGAGAGCACTAAGCATCAAACTACTAATGCTTCCTTCCTATCAGACCACTCCATAGCCCTCCGATTCATTGCATGCTAGTCGTCAGATTAACTAGGAAAGTCTCACGCATGATTTCGGGATTGAAGCATTAATTTGGCTGCTGCATGCTAATAACTATGCATGCATGGACCCTGTGGGGCTTTTTTTTTGCGGACATGGGCCTCGTTTCCACTAATTACAGAAGATAATGTGCATCTTTTTGCCATAATGACATTACTTTGAACCGATGGAAGCATACATTTCAAATAAGGCGAAATCCAATACAATAACAAAGTTTTCTCCGAGACGTATTTTTATGCGACAATGGGCTTTTGTGTCATGGAAGCATTCCCTTTAACTTATGGTAGAATATACTTTGTAGTGCGAAGGAAAAATATTGTTCAAGAGACGGATTTGATCTATCTTATGTTTGTAGAAGATTTGGAAGCTTATTTTTGTGTCAAGGAAACTTTTTTTCTTGTATAACGGAGACTTTTTTAGCAAAGAAAACATGGGGAATCATAAAGAGAGTGATCAAGGGTTGAAACAAATTTAATAAGGTACAGAAAAATATTACAACACTTTTTTGCAACTATATAAAATCATATTTCAACACAACTTTTTACAAGATGGTCATGGGCAAGATCTGCGTGTGCCTAGAGCTCTCCATTGTCATTGCAGTTCCAGTACAACCAACAACTTAGAGCAATGCCTGGTTTGTCTCGGTTATAGCGCACTTAATTTCATTGCAACATCGTTGACATCTTGTTGGCAACAAAGAAGCACATCTGGATTTTGTTGCAGGTTTCTATACAAAGGAAGCATTATGTGAGAAACAAGGAAGCACATACTTGTCTTTTAAGCGTAAGCACCTACTTCTAGGAAAACAAACAAATTTGTCAAGCTAATTGTGAACATTCGACACAACCTATCTGAAGTTCTGGATTGAAGTACAACATAGGAAGCATTGGTATTTGCGAGCATCAATTTCATGCTATCTGACGTCAAACATGAGTATAAAAAACGAAAGCATGGTTTAAATGTCGGAGACTCTATGAAGTGCAGAAGCACGAATATTTGTGGGATCATTCCAAGTaattcaacaaaatagaaagGAAATATGCCAAACCTGAAAAGTGTAGTTGTACTGCCAATCCATCTGCACGTACAGGCACTTTTGGATAAAAATTAAGTATCAAATGTGTGTAGGAAAAAAAATCTTGCAATCACAACACATGTGAGGCTTATCGGAAGCAAACAAATGACAACCTATCGGATCTTCGGCATGCACTCTGCTTCAGATGATTTAGATTGTATATTGTTTAGAAGCATCTATATTGCCATTTGGATGCTGCATAAAAAGAAGCACATGGACATGGTAAGTTGCGATGGAAGCATGGAAATTTGAAAAATTAACGAAAAGTAATATCATGATAAAGGTCGAGATGCATACAATTATGAAGCATATACATATTATAGTGTAAAACCGCAAATAGTTAAAACGTGTGAACAACCAGGTGTAGTTACATAAATACTAATGATTGAAAGCATGGATATctgaagaaaaaaagaatcctaaatGTTGTCTCTTTGCCTATGTGAAAATATGTATGCATTATTTCTGGGGAAAAAAATCACACATGTGACATGTATTGGTGACATAGATGAGAAATAAAGGAATTATGTAGCAATAGAAACACTGTACCATAGAAGCACATATACCGAAtaaagaaatatggatgttgtgcTACAAGACATATGTATGTCAAAAGCACGCAGCTTAGGTTAGAAGAAGCAATAATTTTATACTATCTCGACATATTTAAGATCACTGGCCAACATAAAAAGTTGATTTCATAATATGACCCACCTGCCCGAGAACATCTGCACATTGGAACTTTGGAGGCACACTACAGAACTAAGAAGCAGGAACATATTAGTTTGGGTACACAGTAAACTTGGATGGAAGCATGGAATTCTGAAATCatgtcaaaaactaaaattatcgCCATGATTGagaatcatattattgtgatctgCATAAGGATTAACCAAAATTATCAAATGACATAGTGATCCATTACACATCGAGGTACACTCACAAAATTCATCGAAGCAAGCATTACATCCAAAGTAACGCAAATCAAATCAACACATCAAAAGTGAAACAACCTAATTTTTGTTACCGCAGTGCATCTTATTTACCGAGCCAAGGCATAGCAGGGCGGTATGGTAGGGTTTGATGATGGGCCAGGCTCTGGCGGGGAACCAGACCGGTGACGCGGCCGGCGGTGAGAGCAGCGTTCGATGGAGCAGACTTGTACGGGACACTGCACCAGCGTGTGCATCAGTTGTACCCGTCGGGAATTGCTGGTGTATAGCAGGTTGGTGGCGGAGGTAGCCCACGCGGTGATGGAGATGCGAGACGGGGTAAGGTGGATGGGGTGGCAGGCAAGATTAACTGCAAGATTTCCTCAGATCGGAGACCGTGTGATTAAAAGAGTATCAACGGAGCAGGACTCGTGTGACTTTCCTCAATTCCAAGTTACAACTCTAGGTCGGTAAAGGCCACTTAGCTGGAATCAACAGATGAAATTAAGATGCGTTTCCAGTCCACCACCAGCCAAAACACAAGAAAACAGGAAAATGGAGACAAAGCAGTAGGAGGCTAAGGCATAGATAACCAGATAGTAACACATATTGAAACAGGAAAATGGAGACAGAGGCCAAGGCATAGATAACCGCATGCACATAACATTAGGTTCAGACAGACCAATATGTTCTTACAACACAACAGGTTGTAAAACAAACACCACAAAGCAAACATTCAAACAGACAGATAACAGATAAAGCCGCTTGAGCAGATCATAGGATAGCAGTAGTACGCCTTGGGAAAGCACCAGGAGGCAGGCTCTAGTACTCATCACCCTCGTCACCATCCTCACCATCGTCGAACTCAGCACCAACTTCTTCATagtccttctccagggcagcaagGTCCTCACGGGCCTCAGAGAACTCTCCCTCCTCCATACCCTCACCCACATACCAGTGGACAAAGGCACGCTTGGCGTACATCAGGTCAAACTTGTGGTCGATGCGGGAGAAGACCTCAACAACACTGGTGGAGTTGGAGATCATGCACACAGCCCTCTGGACCTTGGCAAGGTCGCCCCCTGGGACGACACCAGGTGGCTGGTAGTTGATACCGCACTTGAAGCCAGTGGGGCACCAGTCAACAAACTGGATAGTGCGCTTGGTCTTGATGGTGGCCACAGCAGCGTTGACGTCCTTGGGCACGACATCCCCACGGTACATGAGACAGCAGGCCATGTACTTGCCATGGCGGGGGTCACACTTGGCCATCATGGAGGAAGGCTCGAATGCACTGTTGGTGATCTCGGCAACAGACAGCTGCTCATGGTAAGCCTTCTCTGCTGATATCACTGGGGCATAGGAGGAAAGCATGAAGTGGATCCTTGGGTAGGGCACCAGGTTGGTTTGGAACTCATTCACATCAACATTCAGAGCACCGTCAAACCTCAGGGAAGCAGTCAGTGATGATATGACCTGCACATTAGTTATTTAACCAATGGATTAGATACCAGTCAAACATTCTTAGGAAGTGCAACATATAACATACATCAAACAGAGAAAGCATGTACCATGCAGAAACAAGGATGTAGACTGTACCTGAGAAACAAGCCTGTTGAGGTTGGTGTATGTTGGGCGCTCAATGTCAAGGGAGCGGCGGCAGATGTCATAGATGGCCTCATTGTCAAGCAGGATAGAGACATCGGTGTGCTCAAGGAGGGAGTGGGTGGACAGGACACTGTTGTATGGCTCAACAACAGAGGTGGACACCTGGGGAGATGGGTACACTGTGAACCCAAGCTTGGACTTCTTTCCATAGTCAACAGAGAGACGCTCTAGGAGAAGAGAACCAAGGCCAGAGCCAGTTCCACCTCCAACAGCATTGAAGACAAGGAAGCCCTGGAGACCAGTGCAGTTGTCGGACAGCTTCCTGATACGGTCAAGGCACAGATCAACAATCTCCTTGCCAACTGCAATAGCAGCACCAAACGTTAGCCAGATGATAAGCACAGCAAGAGTGATTACCAACATCATTACAAACAAAGAGCACAGCACTTACTGGTGTAATGACCACGGGCGAAGTTGTTGGCTGCATCCTCCTTGCCACTGATAAGCTGCTCAGGGTGGAAGAGCTGGCGGTAAGCACCAGTCCTCACCTCATCAATCACAGTAGGCTCAAGATCAACAAAGACTGCACGGGGGACGTGCTTCCCAGCACCAGTCTCGCTGAAGAAGGTGTTGAAAGCATCATCACCTCCCCCAACGGTCTTGTCACCGGGCATCTGACCATCAGGCTGCACAAGGGGTATTAAACATTGTTAAAGGTGCAAAGCTTAACATACTACTAAATTCTGTAGCAACAGGACAAGAAAAAGATCTTGAAGGCATTTACGAAATTGATTGCATTACTCTACGAACAGCAACAGAGGTATGGTAATTAATTTGAGATCCATTGCTCTACGAACAGGCAATATACATTTCAAACCATCAGCAAGGATTGAATGACATGCATGAACGCATAGCACCGGATCTAGCAGAATTAGAACAGAACTACACAGTAGATCACAGAAACAGATCAAACAAACAAGCGTGTGCCAGATCGGTGGTGTTCTAACAAGTAGCAGACGATACATGTGAAGTCTTATTACAATATACACACTGCGATCCACTATCTAGGAAGGGGCTTTTCAAAACGATGGATCCATTTAGAGAAGACTGGTcagatctaaaacatggagaacctaAGCAACCACTCCAAAACAGGGCGAGACTTGCATCGGATCTGAGATCCAGTAAATCTACACCTAAAAATTCAAATTCGAAATGTCTGTAATCTTCAAAACACCAGATCGACCAACTAAAG encodes:
- the LOC123448787 gene encoding tubulin alpha-2 chain; this encodes MRECISIHIGQAGIQVGNACWELYCLEHGIQPDGQMPGDKTVGGGDDAFNTFFSETGAGKHVPRAVFVDLEPTVIDEVRTGAYRQLFHPEQLISGKEDAANNFARGHYTIGKEIVDLCLDRIRKLSDNCTGLQGFLVFNAVGGGTGSGLGSLLLERLSVDYGKKSKLGFTVYPSPQVSTSVVEPYNSVLSTHSLLEHTDVSILLDNEAIYDICRRSLDIERPTYTNLNRLVSQVISSLTASLRFDGALNVDVNEFQTNLVPYPRIHFMLSSYAPVISAEKAYHEQLSVAEITNSAFEPSSMMAKCDPRHGKYMACCLMYRGDVVPKDVNAAVATIKTKRTIQFVDWCPTGFKCGINYQPPGVVPGGDLAKVQRAVCMISNSTSVVEVFSRIDHKFDLMYAKRAFVHWYVGEGMEEGEFSEAREDLAALEKDYEEVGAEFDDGEDGDEGDEY